A window from Actinomycetospora corticicola encodes these proteins:
- a CDS encoding TetR/AcrR family transcriptional regulator — translation MTTARDDGPVGRRGRPPVTDEQRRRRRLEISRHAVALFREHGVGETTGEQVARAAGVSERTLWRLFRSKEACVEPLLSVSLDAFVEVLRSWRPSDELGDHLRAAYVVSPEDLEAVLAVVRMSRDEPGVRAVWLVLHERAEPVFASVLGQRFGLPAHDLTILVRAAAVNAALRVLTDALAWSDDADPSSGIVDEHRDRLAEELRALTELPAQRP, via the coding sequence ATGACCACAGCCCGGGACGACGGGCCGGTCGGCCGTCGGGGACGGCCGCCGGTCACCGACGAGCAGCGCCGCCGACGCAGGCTGGAGATCTCGCGGCACGCCGTGGCGCTGTTCCGCGAGCACGGCGTCGGCGAGACCACCGGCGAGCAGGTCGCCCGCGCCGCCGGGGTCTCCGAGCGCACGCTGTGGCGGCTCTTCCGGTCGAAGGAGGCCTGCGTCGAGCCGCTGCTGTCGGTGTCGCTGGATGCGTTCGTCGAGGTCCTGCGCTCGTGGCGGCCGTCGGACGAGCTCGGCGACCACCTGCGCGCGGCCTACGTGGTGTCGCCCGAGGACCTCGAGGCGGTGCTCGCCGTCGTGCGGATGTCGCGCGACGAACCGGGAGTGCGCGCCGTCTGGCTGGTGCTCCACGAGCGGGCCGAGCCGGTCTTCGCGTCCGTGCTCGGGCAGCGCTTCGGCCTGCCCGCGCACGACCTGACGATCCTCGTGCGCGCGGCCGCGGTGAACGCGGCCCTGCGCGTGCTCACCGACGCCCTCGCGTGGTCGGACGACGCCGACCCGTCGTCGGGAATCGTCGACGAGCACCGCGACCGCCTGGCCGAGGAGCTCCGCGCCCTGACGGAGCTCCCGGCACAGCGACCCTGA
- a CDS encoding SGNH/GDSL hydrolase family protein yields the protein MGARRAVVAALAVIGLFLGGTAAWADEAPLRYVNLGDSYSSGAGIQPAVATAPPQCSQSQLNWAHDIARVKRYQLVDVSCSGADTSDFRASQSPGVAPQLNALTADTKLVTLTIGGNDNSVFTSSIQKCATAAATTAGQGNPCQRAYGDSFVDTINSSNYPNIVKALKDVRAKAPNARVAISGYLTILPATQGCYPIMPIAAGDVPYLNGIQAALNNAVKRAAQQTGATYLDVTAISQGHDACQSPFKRWVEPIVPINAAPVHPNFVGEGVMAKNALDVLGLGIGIGL from the coding sequence ATGGGTGCACGTCGAGCTGTGGTCGCTGCGTTGGCGGTGATCGGTCTGTTCCTCGGTGGGACGGCCGCGTGGGCGGACGAGGCCCCGCTGCGCTACGTCAATCTCGGCGACAGCTACAGCTCGGGCGCGGGCATCCAGCCCGCCGTGGCCACGGCGCCGCCCCAGTGCAGCCAGTCGCAGCTCAACTGGGCGCACGACATCGCCCGGGTGAAGCGCTACCAGCTCGTCGACGTCTCGTGCAGCGGCGCCGACACCAGCGACTTCCGCGCGTCGCAGTCGCCCGGGGTCGCACCGCAGTTGAACGCGCTGACCGCCGACACGAAGCTGGTCACGCTGACGATCGGCGGGAACGACAACAGCGTGTTCACATCGTCGATCCAGAAGTGCGCGACCGCCGCCGCCACCACGGCCGGCCAGGGCAATCCCTGCCAGCGCGCGTACGGCGACTCGTTCGTCGACACGATCAACTCGAGCAACTACCCGAACATCGTCAAGGCGCTGAAGGACGTGCGGGCGAAGGCGCCGAACGCGCGGGTCGCGATCTCGGGCTACCTCACGATCCTGCCCGCGACGCAGGGCTGCTACCCGATCATGCCGATCGCCGCGGGCGACGTGCCGTACCTCAACGGCATCCAGGCCGCCCTCAACAACGCCGTGAAGCGTGCCGCGCAGCAGACCGGCGCGACGTACCTCGACGTCACCGCGATCTCCCAGGGGCACGACGCCTGTCAGTCGCCCTTCAAGCGGTGGGTCGAGCCGATCGTCCCGATCAACGCCGCGCCGGTGCACCCGAACTTCGTCGGCGAGGGCGTGATGGCGAAGAACGCCCTCGACGTGCTCGGGCTCGGGATCGGGATCGGGCTCTAG